The Anopheles coluzzii chromosome 2, AcolN3, whole genome shotgun sequence genome window below encodes:
- the LOC120952380 gene encoding cyclin-dependent kinase 2-associated protein 1 translates to MDYVDIQAVESKLTDVTVTPIPMIKNAHTNHSTGGGSSSSSNYGANHTANITITPQVNHRNSHNNSNHHHHSSVSGAVNDGSSGALALTVGSNHSNSNNNNANSSSSSNNNSNNSSAANLVAPVTTFNQFPNNAGLSKYAQLLMVIEEMGRDLRPTYSGSRNSAERLKRLIVHARILVRECLVETERSARQ, encoded by the coding sequence ATGGATTACGTCGATATACAGGCCGTGGAATCGAAGCTTACCGACGTGACGGTCACGCCGATACCGATGATAAAGAATGCCCACACTAACCACAGcaccggcggcggcagcagcagcagcagcaactatGGAGCCAATCACACGGCCAACATCACCATTACCCCGCAGGTAAATCATCGTAACAGCCACAACAACagtaaccaccaccaccacagtaGTGTGTCCGGAGCGGTCAACGATGGTTCCTCGGGAGCGCTAGCATTAACCGTTGGATCGAACcatagcaacagcaacaacaacaacgccaacagcagcagcagcagcaacaacaatagcaacaaTAGCAGTGCTGCGAATCTGGTAGCCCCGGTGACCACGTTCAATCAGTTCCCCAACAATGCCGGACTGTCCAAGTATGCCCAGCTGTTGATGGTGATCGAGGAGATGGGACGGGATCTGCGCCCAACGTACTCGGGCAGTCGCAACTCGGCCGAACGTTTGAAGCGGCTGATCGTACACGCACGCATTCTTGTCCGGGAGTGCCTGGTCGAAACGGAACGATCCGCCAGACAGTAG
- the LOC120952374 gene encoding endoribonuclease Dcr-1 — protein MSLFHWTDGNIHTTALTPRDYQTELLATAREENLIVCIAHNSAKEFLAVKLIQSMRTNRWSSHPEAPGKAIYLTRMDRSLLSSMVSNLTDLQVANVDDVEDSEGSHEPDGASNTPVTDVASADVLFFGSETTLLQYIEQGTVRVQDISLLIVDECHKNYGRQELWEICARLTHQAPSSDRPAQRTRILGLAGPLHGAGCTPERLCWELHYLERCLRARIETASDITSVLRFSTKPTELILECIPPKPSNLTQLLRMLIQRQIAFLKQHRYEPLAVYGLDGNDSASDKPDTDGEPEKDEENDDLRRELKSIPDPTVGPLSYLKQYLELLDEFGPWGADRGALELLTTIDQEKVKVPYDRHFLLFCMVYTTLLQARATVASVFAQHDTELERIKRYSTPKVRRLLEVLAWFGEQRNRPKDRNQPATLHHHQQVHNQQRILYCFCRNVECKELEKSYHTFGAQIADVDERIKQLDGLLASVRKRTERLNLKHKVVDNAAAEGGGTLGVQSPRHGHESRANNFRRKRFAGGGHSHHRSNDTTDALCGLIFCNNRAMARILYVLLYEVSRSQREFEFISPQYTVDKVATNPQNCLKQTAIEHRKQEEVLKRFRMHECNLLIGTSVLEEGIELPKCNLVIRWNSPANYRSYAQCKGRAKAPGAYHVLFVTPENAASCNEQQEDMASIEDVSLDGMIPEGPEDDNTRETIGDQDRRMIETATDAMIEQVAIYREVEKLLLAKCRNGEPPDWELKHADCFNHCLEVYRPGSGGAVALQSNGTCASLWLGNAIQTLNKYCAKLPSDTFTKLTPIWRCATTVRKGRKLYQYTIRLPINSPWKEDILGLPMPTETLARRLAAYMTCRMLHAAGELDNSFQPFGKEAFRAFEADWENFELEESDAKILSENSDPRPGTTKRRQYYYKRIASVFNECRPDAETVAYLYHIRMELICPIPEEQNTRGRKIYAPEESAQGFGILTTKLIPKISSFPIFTRSGEVKVSLDLCPQRVKLSAHQLEMVNCFVKYTFTKVLRLQKSLMLYDANATENCFFIVPTVRQAVAGAAGKDEPPLQSDDVMVDWEFVEKIATNVHRSGPTFIPDEARKGYTFDVGKFRDAVVMPWYRNRDQPQYFYVAEICNHLSPKSTFPGSNYATFEEYYHRKYKIHIQNQRQPLLDVDHTSARLNFLTPRYVNRKGVALPTSSEETKRAKRENLEQKQILVPELCTIHPFPASLWRAAVCLPCVLYRINALLLADEIRRQVARDLRLGWENVDELQEGQFQWPMLSFGWNLADVLRKTKEQKIAQAQEAIDASAPEVEDEVELDKEAPNVRDAAEVDEEDGLKMENGVIAEVEKSQVDGEDDTGDKKTDSDGTLLEIGTWSNEMAVGVGTDNDMGEEGRRGASSPSFLRYDSDCSSNSSANFYSSDEYDEEDDYYLYDGSEKPKNAIEPSQEAVSGTNNANDSGDKPGSRNRAITQSQDTVVNLGGRLKIEFKSETDAEAIDSECDLQRQRTQQSIIERSRQNDMLYQSSKNAVDGFCYSPSDRQCAEEREQAEQRFERQKNHTKDTIRQQGSLVRWNEPLSVSHWRSKLDESEAATLGALMDDLGGQPFTELVPYVEPEQLFELLVRNGSSGERWLRLHDLYCLNRPFFPERYTIFRGGSQFDNFLDESCQEGEGASSPPKVIELTICDPFPAIAAGQMACNYKPKQHSMRSDEANKNGHDSAGVLSTTDEAGGVDYFSFDYQPDLSQHPGPSPAIILQALTMSNANDGINLERLETIGDSFLKYAITTYLYCRYDNVHEGKLSHLRSKQVSNLNLYRLGRRKRLGDCMIAAKFEPHDNWLPPCYYVPKELEQTLIDAKIPACHWNLADLPDIKRLSCAEICQLVKERARAKRREDVDRFDLQHADGNGGEDGNEDDDDDDDDDDDEDDTTTGEGNEHEADNGSCYIPYNLVTQHSIPDKSVADCVEALIGAYLIECGPRGALLFMAWLGIRVLPIREPPVKLNSNNETALTPYKATGQNDGPLSTGVTIAEYGHWVAPPSPMVRANITFGGIETGAAATSRELARLLQGFEEFEQALGYRFRDRSYLLQAMTHASYSPNRLTDCYQRLEFLGDAILDYLITRHLYEDRRQHSPGALTDLRSALVNNTIFASLAVRHGFHKYFLHLSPGLQEVIDRFVRIQQENGHRITEEEYYLPDEDDELGEYGAMGEDGPGEGRGVGEAEDVEVPKALGDVFESIAGAIFLDSDMSLDTVWKVYRNMMGPEIEKFSSSVPKSPIRELLEMEPETAKFGKPEKLTDGRRVRVTVEVFGKGTFRGIGRNYRIAKCTAAKCALRQLKKLGYANHHKRR, from the exons ATGTCGTTGTTCCACTGGACGGATGGCAACATCCACACCACAGCCCTCACGCCCCGGGACTATCAGACCGAGCTGCTGGCTACGGCTCGGGAAGAAAATCTTATCGTCTGTATAGCGCACAATTCCGCCAAAGAGTTCCTGGCCGTAAAGTTGATCCAGTCGATGCGCACCAATCGCTGGAGCAGTCACCCTGAAGCACCGGGAAAAGCCATCTACCTCACGCGAATGGATCGAAGCTTGCTGTCGTCGATGGTTTCGAATTTGACCGACCTACAGGTCGCCAACGTCGATGATGTGGAGGACAGTGAAGGGTCACACGAACCGGACGGTGCTTCCAACACGCCAGTGACGGATGTTGCTTCGGCCGATGTGCTGTTCTTCGGCAGTGAAACAACGTTGCTGCAGTACATTGAGCAAGGTACGGTACGGGTGCAAGACATAAGCCTGCTGATTGTGGACGAATGCCACAAAAACTACGGTCGACAGGAACTGTGGGAGATCTGTGCTCGACTGACGCATCAGGCACCGTCGTCCGATAGGCCCGCTCAAAGGACGAGAATCTTGGGATTAGCTGGTCCATTGCATGGTGCGGGCTGTACACCGGAACGGTTGTGCTGGGAGCTGCATTACCTTGAACGATGCTTGCGTGCACGTATCGAAACTGCGAGCGACATCACAAGCGTTCTCAG ATTCAGCACAAAACCTACGGAACTAATCCTGGAATGCATCCCACCCAAGCCATCCAATTTGACGCAGCTTCTTAGGATGTTAATACAGCGTCAGATCGCTTTCCTGAAGCAGCATCGCTACGAACCGCTAGCCGTGTACGGACTGGACGGTAACGATAGCGCTAGTGATAAGCCGGACACAGACGGGGAACCGGAGAAGGATGAAGAAAACGATGACCTGCGCCGTGAGCTAAAATCCATCCCCGATCCCACGGTCGGTCCGTTGAGCTACCTAAAGCAGTATCTCGAGCTGCTGGACGAGTTCGGACCCTGGGGCGCTGATCGCGGTGCACTCGAACTTCTAACGACCATCGACCAGGAGAAGGTGAAAGTGCCTTACGACCGGCACTTTCTTCTGTTCTGCATGGTGTACACCACGCTGCTGCAGGCAAGAGCAACGGTGGCGTCCGTCTTCGCACAGCACGACACCGAACTGGAGCGCATCAAGCGCTATTCGACGCCCAAGGTTCGCCGCCTGCTCGAGGTGCTGGCATGGTTCGGTGAACAACGCAACCGGCCGAAAGATCGCAACCAACCGGCCACActgcaccatcatcagcaggtGCACAATCAGCAGCGCATATTGTACTGCTTCTGCCGCAACGTCGAGTGTAAAGAGCTGGAGAAAAGCTACCACACTTTCGGCGCCCAAATAGCGGACGTTGATGAGCGGATCAAGCAGCTGGACGGTTTGCTAGCATCCGTGCGCAAGCGAACCGAACGGTTGAACCTAAAGCACAAAGTCGTCGACAATGCGGCCGCCGAGGGTGGTGGTACGCTAGGGGTGCAGTCACCCCGGCACGGTCACGAGAGCCGAGCAAACAATTTCCGCCGCAAGCGATTCGCGGGCGGGGGACATTCGCACCACCGATCGAACGACACGACCGATGCGCTGTGCGGGTTAATTTTCTGCAACAACCGGGCGATGGCCCGCATTCTTTACGTGCTGCTGTACGAGGTGTCCCGTTCGCAGCGGGAATTTGAGTTCATCAGCCCACAGTACACGGTGGACAAGGTGGCCACCAATCCGCAAAACTGCCTCAAGCAGACCGCCATCGAGCATCGCAAGCAGGAGGAGGTGCTGAAACGCTTCCGGATGCACGAATGCAACCTGTTGATTGGGACGTCCGTGTTGGAGGAGGGCATCGAGCTGCCAAAGTGTAACCTAGTTATTCGCTGGAACAGTCCCGCCAACTATCGGTCCTACGCTCAGTGCAAGGGTCGGGCGAAAGCGCCGGGCGCGTACCATGTGTTGTTTGTCACGCCGGAAAATGCTGCCTCGTGCAACGAGCAACAGGAGGATATGGCATCGATCGAGGACGTTTCACTTGATGGCATGATTCCGGAAGGGCCGGAAGACGACAATACGCGCGAAACGATCGGTGATCAGGACCGAAGAATGATCGAAACAGCAACAGATGCGATGATCGAGCAAGTTGCCATCTACCGTGAAGttgaaaag CTTTTACTTGCCAAGTGCCGCAATGGAGAGCCGCCCGATTGGGAGCTGAAGCATGCCGACTGCTTCAACCACTGCCTAGAAGTGTATCGTCCGGGTAGTGGTGGTGCCGTTGCACTTCAATCCAACGGAACGTGCGCCTCACTGTGGCTGGGAAATGCCATCCAAACACTCAACAAGTACTGTGCCAAGCTGCCGAGCGATACGTTCACTAAGCTTACTCCGATTTGGCGCTGTGCCACTACCGTCCGGAAGGGGCGCAAGCTGTACCAATACACCATTCGCCTGCCGATAAACTCACCCTGGAAAGAAGACATATTG GGATTACCGATGCCCACGGAAACGCTAGCACGCAGGCTGGCTGCCTATATGACCTGCCGGATGCTGCATGCCGCTGGGGAGCTTGACAATTCCTTTCAACCGTTCGGCAAGGAAGCCTTTCGTGCGTTCGAAGCGGACTGGGAAAACTTTGAGCTGGAGGAATCGGACGCAAAAATACTGTCCGAAAACAGCGACCCCAGACCGGGCACAACAAAACGGCGGCAATATTACTACAAAAGG ATCGCTTCCGTGTTCAACGAGTGTCGACCGGACGCTGAAACCGTCGCCTATCTCTACCACATACGCATGGAGCTGATCTGCCCCATCCCCGAGGAGCAGAATACGCGCGGGCGCAAAATATACGCACCGGAAGAATCCGCACAAGGGTTTGGCATTCTGACCACGAAACTGATACCAAAGATAAGCTCCTTTCCCATATTCACCCGGTCCGGCGAGGTGAAAGTGTCGCTCGATCTGTGCCCGCAGCGGGTTAAACTGTCCGCCCATCAGCTGGAGATGGTAAACTGTTTCGTGAAGTACACGTTCACCAAAGTGTTGCGCTTGCAGAAGAGCCTGATGCTGTACGATGCGAACGCAACGGAGAACTGTTTCTTCATCGTTCCGACGGTCAGGCAAGCTGTTGCGGGTGCGGCTGGTAAAGACGAACCACCGCTCCAATCGGACGACGTGATGGTGGACTGGGAGTTTGTGGAAAAGATTGCCACGAACGTGCATCGCAGCGGACCAACATTCATACCGGACGAGGCACGCAAGGGCTACACGTTCGATGTGGGCAAATTTCGGGACGCCGTTGTAATGCCGTGGTATCGGAACCGCGACCAGCCGCAGTACTTTTACGTGGCGGAAATATGCAACCATCTGTCGCCGAAGAGCACCTTTCCCGGGTCGAACTACGCGACGTTCGAGGAGTATTACCATCGCAAGTACAAAATCCACATTCAGAACCAACGCCAGCCGCTGCTGGACGTTGACCATACCAGTGCGCGGCTAAACTTCCTGACGCCCCGGTACGTTAACCGGAAGGGTGTAGCGTTGCCGACCAGCTCGGAGGAGACGAAGCGGGCCAAGCGTGAAAACTTGGAGCAGAAACAGATCCTCGTTCCGGAGCTATGCACGATACATCCGTTCCCTGCCTCGCTGTGGCGTGCGGCCGTCTGCCTGCCGTGCGTACTGTACCGCATCaacgcgctgctgctggcggatgAGATACGCCGCCAGGTGGCACGCGACCTGCGGCTGGGATGGGAAAATGTGGACGAGCTGCAGGAGGGCCAGTTCCAGTGGCCAATGCTAAGCTTTGGCTGGAATCTGGCCGATGTGCTGCGCAAAACGAAGGAGCAGAAAATTGCGCAAGCTCAGGAAGCGATCGATGCCAGTGCGCCGGAAGTGGAGGATGAAGTGGAGCTAGACAAGGAAGCGCCGAACGTGCGTGATGCTGCGGAGGTTGATGAGGAAGATGGGCTAAAGATGGAAAACGGTGTTATTGCTGAGGTTGAAAAGAGTCAGGTGGACGGAGAGGATGATACTGGCGATAAAAAGACTGATAGCGATGGAACGCTGCTTGAAATTGGTACATGGTCGAACGAAATGGCGGTAGGCGTTGGAACCGATAACGATATGGGTGAAGAAGGTAGGAGAGGCGCATCGTCACCCTCGTTCCTGCGGTACGATTCCGACTgttccagcaacagcagtgcCAATTTCTACTCTTCGGACGAGTACGACGAAGAGGACGATTACTACCTGTACGATGGTTCGGAAAAACCGAAAAATGCGATAGAACCGAGTCAGGAGGCAGTATCGGGCACGAACAATGCGAACGATTCGGGCGATAAGCCGGGCAGTAGGAACCGGGCCATCACGCAGTCACAGGACACGGTGGTGAATCTGGGTGGGCGGTTGAAGATCGAGTTCAAGTCGGAAACCGATGCCGAAGCGATCGATTCCGAGTGTGATCTGCAGCGGCAGCGAACGCAGCAGAGCATCATTGAGCGGTCACGCCAGAACGATATGCTCTATCAGAGCTCGAAAAACGCGGTCGATGGGTTCTGCTACTCGCCGAGCGATCGGCAGTGCGCTGAGGAGCGGGAGCAAGCGGAGCAACGGTTTGAGCGGCAGAAAAATCACACCAAAGACACCATCCGCCAGCAGGGCAGCTTGGTGCGATGGAACGAACCGCTGTCCGTAAGCCACTGGCGATCGAAGCTGGACGAGTCGGAAGCGGCCACCCTTGGCGCACTGATGGACGATTTGGGCGGGCAACCGTTCACGGAGCTCGTACCGTACGTCGAGCCGGAGCAGCTGTTCGAGCTGCTTGTGCGAAACGGTAGCAGCGGGGAACGATGGCTCCGATTGCACGATCTCTACTGCTTGAATCGACCGTTCTTCCCGGAACGGTACACCATCTTCCGGGGCGGTTCACAGTTTGATAACTTTCTGGACGAAAGCTGCCAGGAAGGTGAGGGTGCTAGTTCGCCACCGAAAGTGATCGAGCTGACTATTTGCGATCCTTTTCCGGCGATAGCCGCCGGGCAGATGGCTTGCAACTACAAACCGAAACAACATTCCATGCGGAGCGACGAAGCGAACAAGAACGGCCACGACAGTGCGGGTGTGCTCAGTACGACAGATGAGGCCGGGGGTGTTGATTACTTCAGTTTCGATTATCAACCAGATTTGAGCCAACATCCCGGTCCCAGTCCGGCTATTATCCTACAAGCGCTAACCATGTCGAACGCCAACGATGGCATCAACCTGGAGCGATTGGAAACGATTGGCGATTCCTTTCTGAAGTACGCCATCACCACCTACCTCTACTGCCGGTACGACAACGTGCACGAGGGCAAGCTAAGCCACCTGCGGTCGAAGCAGGTGTCCAATCTGAACCTTTACCGGTTGGGGCGCAGGAAGCGGTTGGGCGACTGCATGATTGCGGCCAAATTTGAACCACACGATAACTGGCTGCCACCCTGCTACTACGTGCCGAAGGAGCTAGAACAAACGTTGATTGATGCAAAG ATTCCTGCCTGCCATTGGAATCTGGCCGATCTTCCAGACATCAAGCGTCTGTCGTGCGCTGAAATCTGTCAACTAGTCAAGGAACGTGCACGGGCCAAACGCAGAGAGGATGTCGACCGGTTCGACCTACAACATGCAGACGGCAACGGTGGTGAGGACGGAAatgaagacgacgacgatgacgacgacgacgacgacgatgaagaCGATACAACCACTGGCGAAGGGAACGAGCACGAAGCGGACAATGGGTCCTGCTACATCCCGTACAATTTAGTAACGCAGCACAGCATCCCCGACAAATCGGTGGCTGACTGTGTGGAAGCCCTGATCGGTGCCTACCTCATCGAATGTGGCCCCCGCGGAGCGCTCCTCTTTATGGCATGGCTTGGCATACGGGTGCTCCCCATCCGTGAGCCGCCGGTGAAGCTTAATTCAAACAACGAGACGGCGCTTACTCCTTACAAAGCTACTGGACAGAACGATGGACCCCTGTCCACTGGCGTAACGATTGCTGAGTATGGTCACTGGGTTGCACCGCCCTCGCCCATGGTGCGGGCCAACATTACGTTCGGTGGCATCGAAACCGGTGCCGCGGCAACGTCCCGCGAGCTGGCCCGGCTGCTGCAAGGGTTCGAGGAGTTCGAGCAGGCGCTTGGCTACCGCTTCCGGGACCGTTCCTACCTGCTGCAAGCCATGACGCACGCTTCGTACAGCCCGAACCGGCTGACGGATTGCTACCAGCGGCTGGAGTTTCTGGGCGATGCCATCCTCGACTACCTCATTACGCGCCATCTGTACGAGGACCGCCGGCAGCATTCACCGGGCGCGCTCACAGACTTACGGTCGGCGCTGGTGAACAATACCATCTTTGCTTCGCTCGCCGTACGCCACGGATTTCATAAGTACTTCCTGCACCTGTCGCCCGGGCTGCAGGAGGTGATCGATCGCTTCGTTCGCATCCAGCAAGAGAACGGGCATCGCATCACGGAGGAGGAATACTACCTGCCGGACGAAGATGACGAGCTGGGCGAGTACGGTGCGATGGGGGAGGACGGTCCCGGCGAGGGCCGCGGTGTGGGGGAGGCGGAAGATGTGGAAGTGCCGAAAGCGTTGGGCGACGTGTTCGAATCGATTGCCGGTGCCATTTTCCTCGATTCCGACATGTCGCTCGATACGGTGTGGAAG GTGTATCGGAACATGATGGGACCGGAAATAGAGAAATTCAGCAGCTCGGTCCCAAAATCCCCGATACGCGAACTGCTCGAAATGGAACCGGAGACGGCCAAATTTGG CAAACCGGAGAAGCTGACGGACGGACGACGCGTGCGGGTAACGGTGGAAGTGTTCGGCAAAGGTACATTCCGTGGCATTGGAAGGAACTATCGCATCGCCAAGTGTACGGCGGCAAAGTGTGCCCTTCGCCAGCTCAAGAAGCTCGGCTATGCCAACCATCACAAGCGCCGATAG
- the LOC120952389 gene encoding alpha-tocopherol transfer protein-like gives MGIEKEFNLEEGAERLKDWITTQPHLPQNIHPTLLQRYIHSTRGDLEYAKKIFILGYTLRQNNPTIFDNRDPLNSNVMNILKAIDMVPLPSVEGCEDKFIYYRLVDCDPDKFDFNDVIKTFFIIADLRMIQPDVPMNDGGDVPIFDMNGFTLRHMTKVVLSTLRVYMRYTQEAHPVRLKAIHVINCTPFLDRVMCLVKPFMKKRVAEMLHFHLPNSETIYAHLPKAALPDEYGGEQSIIKHKEDWFNRIKLQRDYITDGTRWKIDESRRSNGNDLSGTLRKLEID, from the exons ATGGGCATCGAAAAGGAGTTTAATCTAGAAGAGGGAGCGGAACGGTTGAAGGACTGGATTACAACACAGCCCCATCTGCCCCAGAATATAC ATCCAACATTACTGCAGCGGTACATTCACTCGACCCGTGGTGATCTCGAGTATGCAaagaaaattttcattctcGGCTACACCCTCCGGCAGAACAATCCGACGATCTTCGATAACCGAGATCCGCTCAACAGCAATgtgatgaatattttaaaagcaaT TGACATGGTGCCCCTACCGTCGGTGGAAGGCTGTGAGGATAAGTTTATTTACTATCGTTTGGTAGATTGCGATCCCGATAAG TTTGATTTTAACGATGTCATTAAGACGTTTTTCATTATTGCCGATCTACGCATGATCCAACCGGATGTCCCGATGAACGACGGTGGAGACGTGCCGATCTTCGACATGAATGGCTTCACGCTTCGCCACATGACCAAGGTCGTACTGTCGACATTGCGCGTCTACATGCGCTACACTCAG GAAGCACACCCGGTGCGTCTGAAGGCCATCCATGTGATCAACTGTACGCCTTTTCTGGATCGCGTCATGTGCCTGGTGAAACCGTTCATGAAGAAACGTGTGGCCGAAATG ctacacTTCCATCTCCCCAACTCGGAAACGATTTATGCGCACCTGCCCAAGGCCGCCCTACCCGACGAGTACGGTGGTGAGCAGTCAATCATTAAGCATAAAGAGGATTGGTTCAACAGAATTAAATTGCAACG CGATTACATTACCGATGGTACGCGCTGGAAGATCGATGAGTCGCGACGAAGTAATGGCAATGATCTCTCTGGCACGCTACGGAAACTGGAAATTGATTAA